Within Eggerthella sp. YY7918, the genomic segment CGATGGGTTGCTCCCGCTGGTCGATAAAGGTGGCACCGTCGTCGAAGTAGCCTCGGTAGGCAACTTTCACCATACGATTTTCGTTCGTCATTGAGCTGCCTTCATCTCGGCAAGGTCGGCAAGCGTCATCCGCTTTGAAACAAGGGAAGAGAGTGGCTCAAGGAAAGACCGGTCCTCGGGCGAGAGTCCTTGTTCGGCGATGCCTATGACGCTATCGCAAAGGTCCCGTACGTCGCGTCCATATACGGTGGCCTGATAACCGTCTTTCATAAGCGCGTCTTTTGCCTGCTCGTAGTCTTGTGTGCGCACGTCGGCGAGCAGATCGTCAAGGGCATCTAAGCTGGCAGCATCGTAGAACAACCCCTTGATAAGCGCCGCGTAGGCAATGACATAGGCGATAGGCATCGCATCGGCAGGACGAATTTCGATGTAGGTTTTCAGGCGCACGTCTGTGAAGAACATCGATACGGCATGTTCAACCTCTGCGCGGGTCATGGTGCGCGTGGCGTAAATGGCGCCGAAGGTACGATCGGAATAACACCACTGCTCCTTGCGGCAAGGAACCAAGATGGCGGGGGTGTCCAAAATGTACTCGGCATAGCGAGCAAGATTGAAATTCGGGTCAAATACATCAGGAACGAGTCCGCACCGGTCGTTGTCCATATGCTTCCATATTTGCGTGCGGACGAGTTGGTGGGTGCGTGGTTCCCCTTCGAAAATAGGAGAGTTGTCGCACATAAGCGATAGAATCGGTACCAGCGCAAACGCTAAACGGAATTTGCGGAGGCAGTCATCTACGCTCATGTAGTCGATCGAAATCTGCGTCGAGGCGCTTCCGCGCATCATGCAACGTCCCATCGTGTCCTTCGCGCCCAAGTACAGATCCATAAATTGGTAGCGTCGTTTTGGAATGAGTTCAAGATCCTGCGCCTTTGCGGAGGGGTGGTAGCCCACTGTTAGCAATCGCTCACCTACCGGTGTAAGAACATCTTCGATGGTTTGCTCAAAGTGCTCGAAGGTCGCTTGTGCTTTTGCGAGATCGACAAAAGGGCCGGCGGACAATTCAAGTTGCGCGGCGGGTTCAATGGTGATGGCTTCTCCGGGTCGGGCAACTCCCAATAAATCTCCCTGTACGTCGGTAGTGACTTTGGGATAGTCGCCTTTAAGCTCATTCAGCAGCCAGGCCACTCCATGTTCTTCGCGGTAAGACACGGGGCTCATATCTTGGTGAACGATAATATGCTCCAGTTCAATTCCCAGTTCGCCCGGCTTATGAGCGGATTTGATGCCGTTTTCAAAGTACGCAACAATAGCGTCGATATTGCTTTGGCGCGCAGGTTGCGCAGACGTTGCAGCAACTTGAGTTGATGAAACTGGTTGCTCTGAGATCGTTTGGCTCATAGTATGAAGCTCCTGATACAAAATATCGGTTCATTGGTACCATGCTGTGCATACCATACTCTTTTCACGGCCTTGGCTTGTTGACGATTTACCATCATGCGGGGTTTCTCCACTTCACGGTCAAGAAGCTTCGTGTACCGGGGCGCTCATGCTTGCGGTTTTCATTGCTCACGCCAAAACTCAACCTTTTGCAGCAACCGAGTATTTTCCCGTGTGCCTTGCCAAACGGCACAATCTTTTTTACGATGGACTACAGCGACGAAAAGCTTGAGTTTTGTGCATATGCACAATTTTGGATCGTCCCATCCTACAGGGACCTTCCGCTCGAGCTTATATGAAAGAGGGGCATCATGGCTATCACGACAGGTATTGTAGGTGCGGCGGGTTTTGCGGGGATTGAGCTTACCCGGCTTGTGCTTCAGCATCCCAATCTGGAGCTTGCTGTCATTACCTCAAACGAACTTGCCGGTTCGCCACTTGCGCAAGAGTATCCGGGTTTTGCCGGTGCCTCTGATTTGGTTTTTTCTACCCACGACAACCCGGCTCTCGATACGTGCGAACTCGTCTTCCTTGCTGTTCCGCATACGGCGGCGCTTGCGATGGCGCCACGTTTTGTCGAGCGTGGCGCAGTGGTTGTCGATCTTTCGGCCGATTTCCGTCTGAAGGATCCGGCCGTCTATGAGCAGTGGTACGCCACCACC encodes:
- a CDS encoding glutamate-cysteine ligase family protein, with protein sequence MSQTISEQPVSSTQVAATSAQPARQSNIDAIVAYFENGIKSAHKPGELGIELEHIIVHQDMSPVSYREEHGVAWLLNELKGDYPKVTTDVQGDLLGVARPGEAITIEPAAQLELSAGPFVDLAKAQATFEHFEQTIEDVLTPVGERLLTVGYHPSAKAQDLELIPKRRYQFMDLYLGAKDTMGRCMMRGSASTQISIDYMSVDDCLRKFRLAFALVPILSLMCDNSPIFEGEPRTHQLVRTQIWKHMDNDRCGLVPDVFDPNFNLARYAEYILDTPAILVPCRKEQWCYSDRTFGAIYATRTMTRAEVEHAVSMFFTDVRLKTYIEIRPADAMPIAYVIAYAALIKGLFYDAASLDALDDLLADVRTQDYEQAKDALMKDGYQATVYGRDVRDLCDSVIGIAEQGLSPEDRSFLEPLSSLVSKRMTLADLAEMKAAQ